A genomic region of Aureimonas populi contains the following coding sequences:
- a CDS encoding N-acetylmuramoyl-L-alanine amidase: MSLLDLRFCMFSRLIGPILALLLLAPGMARGQDAAIVTGFALSSTEGGATVRIEVQGEPEADILLLQAPNRIALDLSNTVAAVRPPTEGEGLVSALRDGLAGKDSYRIVFTLAEPALAEMTSSAEDGRTTIELAFERASAAQFAQAVRERAGQRRAASRAPSSTRQETLHTIVLDPGHGGRDYGAVGKGGTLEKELNLSFAIALREALEASPSVRVVMTREDDVLVPLAERAAMARREEADLFVSLHADSIRYPELRGASVYTLSDRASDSLAGELAESENASDRFLGEEWQQDTPEIHGILVDLVRRETEHLSQRFAGELVLELNRADIRLINNPKRSAGFRVLMAPDVPSVLLEMGYLSNADDEEMMKSADWQAKAAEAVAEAITGFLAARAALAGAP; this comes from the coding sequence ATGAGCCTTCTCGACCTCCGCTTCTGCATGTTTTCGCGATTGATCGGGCCGATCCTGGCCCTTCTCCTTCTCGCGCCCGGCATGGCGCGCGGCCAGGACGCCGCTATCGTGACCGGCTTCGCGCTTTCCTCCACGGAAGGCGGCGCCACGGTGCGCATCGAGGTGCAGGGCGAGCCGGAAGCCGACATCCTGCTGCTCCAGGCCCCGAATCGAATCGCGCTCGATCTTTCCAACACGGTGGCCGCCGTGCGCCCGCCGACCGAGGGGGAAGGTCTGGTGTCGGCCCTTCGCGACGGGCTGGCGGGCAAGGATAGCTACCGCATCGTCTTCACCCTGGCAGAACCCGCGCTTGCCGAGATGACCTCTTCCGCAGAAGACGGACGCACGACCATCGAGCTTGCCTTCGAGCGGGCGAGCGCGGCGCAGTTCGCGCAGGCCGTCAGGGAGCGGGCGGGCCAGAGGCGCGCCGCTTCGCGCGCACCGTCCTCCACGCGGCAGGAGACCCTCCATACCATCGTCCTCGACCCCGGCCATGGGGGCAGGGATTACGGCGCGGTCGGCAAGGGCGGGACGCTGGAGAAGGAGCTGAACCTCTCCTTCGCCATCGCACTGCGCGAGGCGTTGGAAGCAAGCCCCTCGGTGCGCGTCGTCATGACGCGCGAGGACGACGTCCTTGTCCCTCTCGCGGAGCGCGCCGCGATGGCTCGGCGGGAGGAGGCCGACCTCTTCGTGTCCCTCCATGCCGATTCCATCCGCTATCCCGAGCTTCGCGGCGCATCGGTCTATACGCTTTCGGACAGGGCCTCGGATTCCCTGGCCGGCGAGCTGGCCGAGAGCGAGAATGCCTCCGACCGCTTCCTCGGCGAGGAATGGCAGCAGGACACGCCGGAGATCCACGGCATTCTCGTCGACCTCGTGCGGCGGGAGACGGAGCATCTGTCGCAGCGCTTTGCGGGGGAACTGGTGCTGGAGCTGAACCGCGCCGACATTCGCCTCATCAACAACCCGAAGCGCTCGGCGGGCTTTCGCGTGCTGATGGCGCCGGACGTGCCCTCGGTGCTTCTCGAGATGGGCTATCTCTCCAACGCGGACGACGAGGAGATGATGAAATCGGCGGACTGGCAGGCAAAGGCGGCCGAGGCGGTGGCCGAGGCGATCACCGGCTTCCTCGCGGCCCGGGCGGCCCTCGCCGGTGCGCCCTGA
- a CDS encoding peroxiredoxin produces MSQLQEGQPCPDFTLPDMEGGTVSLADLKGRPFVLYFYPKDDTTGCTAEALGFSALAADFASLGVPVMGVSPDPVARHVRFRDKHGLNVRLLSDEGKELIEAFGLWVEKSLYGKRYMGVERTTALVGPAGEIVRFWRKVSVKGHPEEVLAAARALAA; encoded by the coding sequence ATGTCCCAGCTTCAGGAAGGCCAACCCTGCCCCGATTTCACCCTGCCGGATATGGAGGGCGGAACCGTTTCGCTGGCCGATTTGAAGGGCCGGCCCTTCGTTCTCTACTTCTACCCCAAGGACGACACCACCGGCTGCACCGCAGAGGCGCTGGGCTTTTCGGCTCTGGCAGCCGATTTCGCTTCCCTCGGCGTGCCCGTCATGGGCGTTTCGCCCGACCCGGTGGCCAGGCATGTCCGCTTTCGCGACAAGCACGGGTTGAATGTGCGCCTTTTGTCGGACGAAGGCAAAGAGCTGATCGAAGCCTTCGGGCTGTGGGTGGAAAAGAGCCTTTACGGCAAGCGCTACATGGGCGTGGAGCGCACAACGGCGCTGGTCGGCCCGGCTGGAGAGATCGTGCGGTTCTGGCGCAAGGTCAGCGTGAAGGGGCACCCCGAGGAGGTGCTGGCCGCCGCAAGGGCGCTGGCGGCCTGA
- a CDS encoding AsmA-like C-terminal region-containing protein, with protein MTRTLLRLGTGLFGLALALCIAVVCAGAFLLFSQTGQDLLRERTQAAIARLLGPAYQSDLGEQTVVMRPDGTLAIEWTGASVRRADEPDTITEVDRVALGIRLLPLVGGGIEFGRLEIEGARIDLSTFERLIISPPNAGGGEADERSTISRLSEGIVGLLERQIEALQALHFDTLAFREITIDGIPRLSGAFERARIDFAELRRSREGALSLSTGFSIGRLALSLGGDAAFDNGGKLASLSLRSGPVELRQVVPPAPITEVRDERPFGTDADLAVTLGVAREAQSGKLVSDLVLSTGPGALQAGRNRTRVDSAQLRLRHEAGADEVLLLPSPMRFAGTSFQLAGSLRPLGDGPQASGGLRFDLDASDLMSTVGQAEGENTRAHLSLEGFLDFARRRAELTQFALASGTGSLEGTGALDYSSPAGRVRLDLKALDLGAAAIKAFWPFNIGGGARRWSIANMGDEGRVREGSIAVDVRLDRFRPAFGPGAGPRPDELRMDLSIEDADFATVGALPRVYQVHGALRMRGGRTEIMAEDAMVAGYEAVVLAPSSVTFSRPQDTTARETDIDLSVDAVGDVSQLLAIADAAPIRALRAGPIEPGGARGTGRAVAKARLRIGEDIAPGDIVRGWSADAELMDVSLAEPLEGRRFSNLTGSLKLAPGLAESTLEGAMDEMPAKIALSIPFGAAAAQGRRIEIDLAVTAEKARAIAPALAGSLDGALSAKVTQDGTGTHLRLDLTDTRLSVPAVAWTKGPGVAATLDLEMEQADGLTHLRNMRLDGAGFAAAGSALLDAQGLRSAQLTDVTLNPGDNVSAEIERSGNGYSIEVKGARFDARPLLQSLQGALSQKPGARDPGRALDVSASIERVGGFNERVLENLSMNYTAHEGRLAALSLGGRLGSGPVRGDLAPSGEERAVRLTASDLGALLRFTGVYPHMEGGQGRLDLLGTDEAGYRGTFAISDFTLVDEPRLERIVGSEPVAGQGSLSQAVGRDLRTSRAYFDQASAALAYSGGTFQIGNGILRGPVFGSSFEGTLYDSQGRIAISGSFMPAYTVNRIFGAIPLVGQILGNGNEGGLLGITYRLSGAFASPTLTVNPISIIAPGIFRQIFEY; from the coding sequence ATGACGAGGACGCTTCTTCGCCTGGGCACGGGCCTTTTCGGCCTCGCCCTCGCGCTCTGCATCGCGGTCGTGTGCGCGGGAGCCTTCCTGCTCTTCTCGCAGACCGGACAGGACCTGCTGCGCGAGCGCACGCAGGCTGCGATCGCGCGCCTGCTCGGCCCTGCCTACCAGAGCGACCTGGGCGAGCAGACCGTTGTCATGCGCCCGGATGGAACGCTCGCCATCGAATGGACCGGCGCCTCGGTCCGGCGGGCCGATGAGCCCGATACGATCACCGAGGTGGACCGCGTGGCCCTCGGCATCCGCCTCCTTCCGCTCGTGGGCGGGGGAATCGAGTTCGGACGCTTGGAGATCGAGGGCGCTCGCATCGACCTGTCCACCTTCGAGCGCCTGATCATATCTCCGCCGAACGCCGGAGGCGGCGAGGCGGACGAGCGCTCGACCATCTCGCGCCTGTCGGAAGGCATCGTGGGGCTTCTGGAGCGGCAGATCGAGGCGTTGCAGGCGCTGCATTTCGACACGCTGGCCTTCCGCGAGATCACCATAGACGGCATTCCGCGCCTGTCCGGCGCCTTCGAGCGGGCGCGGATCGATTTCGCCGAACTGCGCCGCTCGCGCGAAGGGGCGCTCAGCCTCTCCACCGGCTTTTCCATCGGGCGCCTTGCGCTTTCGCTCGGGGGAGACGCGGCCTTCGACAATGGAGGGAAGCTCGCTTCGCTTTCCCTGCGTTCCGGGCCGGTCGAGCTGCGGCAGGTGGTGCCGCCCGCGCCGATCACGGAAGTGCGCGACGAGCGGCCTTTCGGCACCGATGCCGATCTTGCCGTGACCCTTGGCGTCGCGCGCGAGGCACAAAGCGGCAAGCTCGTGTCCGATCTGGTGCTGAGCACCGGGCCGGGCGCGCTCCAGGCGGGCCGCAACCGCACGCGCGTGGATTCGGCGCAGCTCCGCCTGCGCCATGAGGCCGGGGCAGACGAGGTGCTTCTCCTGCCGAGCCCGATGCGCTTCGCCGGAACGTCCTTCCAGCTCGCGGGCTCGCTGCGCCCCCTCGGCGACGGACCGCAAGCGTCCGGGGGCCTGCGCTTCGACCTCGACGCGAGCGACCTCATGTCCACCGTCGGGCAGGCGGAGGGGGAGAACACGCGAGCCCATCTTTCACTGGAAGGATTCCTCGACTTCGCCCGGCGGCGAGCCGAGCTGACGCAGTTCGCGCTCGCGTCCGGAACGGGCAGCCTGGAGGGCACCGGCGCGCTCGACTATTCCTCGCCCGCCGGCCGCGTGCGGCTCGACCTGAAGGCCCTCGATCTCGGCGCAGCCGCCATCAAGGCCTTCTGGCCGTTCAACATCGGCGGCGGCGCGCGGCGGTGGTCCATCGCCAATATGGGCGACGAGGGTCGCGTGCGCGAAGGGAGCATCGCGGTAGACGTGAGGCTGGACCGCTTCCGGCCCGCCTTCGGCCCCGGGGCGGGGCCACGGCCGGACGAGTTGCGGATGGACCTTTCCATCGAGGACGCGGACTTCGCGACGGTCGGCGCCCTGCCGCGAGTCTATCAGGTGCACGGCGCCTTGCGGATGCGCGGCGGCCGGACGGAGATCATGGCGGAAGACGCGATGGTAGCGGGCTACGAAGCCGTCGTCCTGGCGCCGTCCTCCGTCACCTTCTCCCGGCCGCAGGATACGACGGCGCGCGAGACCGATATCGACCTCAGCGTGGATGCGGTGGGCGACGTGTCGCAACTTCTGGCCATCGCGGACGCGGCGCCCATCCGGGCCCTTCGCGCCGGCCCCATCGAGCCCGGCGGCGCGCGCGGCACGGGCCGGGCCGTGGCAAAAGCCCGGCTCAGGATCGGGGAGGACATCGCGCCCGGCGACATCGTGCGCGGCTGGTCCGCCGATGCGGAGCTGATGGATGTGAGCCTTGCCGAGCCGCTGGAAGGGAGGCGCTTCTCCAACCTCACCGGCTCTCTCAAGCTAGCGCCCGGGCTTGCAGAGAGCACGCTCGAGGGCGCGATGGACGAGATGCCGGCGAAGATCGCCCTGTCCATTCCCTTCGGCGCGGCTGCGGCGCAGGGCCGGCGGATCGAGATCGACCTGGCCGTCACCGCCGAGAAGGCCAGGGCCATCGCGCCCGCGCTCGCTGGCTCGCTCGACGGCGCGCTGAGCGCGAAGGTGACACAGGACGGCACGGGCACGCATCTGCGGCTGGACCTCACCGATACCCGGCTTTCGGTGCCGGCGGTGGCGTGGACCAAGGGCCCCGGCGTCGCCGCCACGCTCGACCTGGAGATGGAGCAAGCGGACGGTCTCACGCACCTGCGCAACATGCGGCTCGACGGCGCGGGCTTCGCGGCCGCCGGCTCGGCTCTCCTCGACGCGCAGGGGCTGCGCAGCGCGCAACTGACCGACGTGACGCTGAACCCCGGCGACAACGTCAGTGCGGAGATCGAGCGCAGCGGCAACGGCTATTCGATCGAGGTGAAGGGCGCACGGTTCGATGCCAGGCCCCTTCTCCAGTCCCTGCAAGGGGCTCTCAGCCAGAAGCCGGGCGCGCGAGACCCGGGCCGCGCGCTGGACGTGTCGGCCTCCATCGAGCGGGTGGGGGGCTTCAACGAGCGGGTTCTGGAGAACCTTTCGATGAACTACACCGCGCATGAAGGGCGGCTGGCGGCGCTTTCGCTCGGCGGACGGCTCGGCAGCGGCCCGGTACGCGGCGATCTTGCGCCCAGCGGCGAGGAGCGCGCCGTGCGCCTGACCGCGTCCGACCTCGGCGCGTTGCTGCGCTTCACGGGTGTCTACCCTCACATGGAAGGCGGACAGGGGCGGCTCGACCTTCTGGGAACCGACGAAGCGGGCTATCGAGGAACCTTCGCTATCTCCGACTTCACGCTGGTCGACGAACCGCGCCTGGAGCGCATCGTGGGCAGCGAGCCGGTGGCGGGGCAGGGGAGCCTTTCGCAGGCGGTCGGGCGAGACCTGCGCACCAGCCGCGCCTATTTCGATCAGGCCTCGGCGGCGCTGGCCTATTCCGGGGGCACGTTCCAGATCGGCAACGGCATTCTTCGCGGGCCGGTCTTCGGCTCGAGCTTCGAGGGCACGCTCTACGACAGCCAGGGCCGCATTGCCATCTCCGGCTCCTTCATGCCCGCCTATACGGTGAACCGCATCTTCGGCGCGATCCCGCTGGTGGGGCAGATCCTCGGCAACGGCAACGAAGGCGGTCTTCTGGGTATCACCTACCGCCTGTCAGGTGCCTTCGCTTCCCCGACGCTGACGGTCAACCCGATCTCCATCATCGCGCCGGGGATCTTTCGCCAGATCTTCGAATATTGA
- the prfB gene encoding peptide chain release factor 2 (programmed frameshift) encodes MRAEIETIVDEIKQAVSLLRRHLDWDQSLKELERLNAKAEDPAIWDDPQEAQKLMKERQRLDEAIAGIRALEQSLSDSIELIEMGEEEGDASIVKEAETTIRALQKEVAQRQIDTLLSGEADSNDTYLEVHSGAGGTESQDWASMLLRMYMRWGERAQMKVEVLEQNSGEEAGIKSATILLKGHNAYGRLKVESGVHRLVRISPYDSAARRHTSFASVWVYPVVDDSIQIDVSEGDVRIDTYRASGAGGQHVNTTDSAVRITHLATGIVVQCQSERSQHKNRATAWNMLRARLYEEELKKREEVANATAASKTEIGWGHQIRSYVLQPYQLVKDLRTGVEHTTPQDVLDGDLDEFIEAALAHRVHGGEISVQDVD; translated from the exons ATGCGTGCCGAGATCGAAACGATCGTCGACGAAATCAAGCAGGCCGTAAGCCTGCTGAGGAGGCATCTT GACTGGGATCAATCCCTCAAGGAGCTCGAAAGGCTGAACGCCAAGGCGGAAGACCCGGCTATCTGGGACGATCCGCAGGAAGCCCAGAAGCTGATGAAGGAGCGCCAGCGGCTGGACGAGGCGATCGCCGGCATCCGCGCGCTGGAACAGTCGCTCTCCGACTCGATCGAGCTGATCGAGATGGGTGAGGAGGAGGGCGATGCCTCCATCGTGAAGGAGGCGGAGACGACCATCCGCGCCCTTCAGAAGGAGGTCGCTCAACGCCAGATCGACACGCTTCTCTCGGGCGAGGCCGACAGCAACGACACCTATCTCGAAGTGCATTCAGGCGCCGGCGGCACCGAGAGCCAGGACTGGGCCTCGATGCTCCTGCGCATGTATATGCGCTGGGGCGAGCGCGCACAGATGAAGGTGGAGGTGCTGGAGCAGAACTCGGGAGAGGAGGCGGGCATCAAGTCCGCGACCATCCTCCTCAAGGGCCACAATGCCTATGGGCGCTTGAAGGTGGAATCGGGCGTGCACCGGCTGGTGCGCATCTCGCCCTATGACAGCGCGGCGCGCCGGCACACCTCCTTCGCCTCGGTCTGGGTCTATCCCGTCGTGGACGATTCCATCCAGATCGACGTGTCGGAAGGCGATGTGCGCATCGATACCTACCGCGCCTCCGGCGCGGGCGGGCAGCACGTCAACACGACGGACTCGGCCGTGCGCATCACGCATCTGGCCACCGGCATCGTCGTGCAGTGCCAGAGCGAACGCTCCCAGCACAAGAACCGTGCAACCGCCTGGAACATGCTGCGCGCGCGCCTCTACGAAGAGGAGTTGAAGAAGCGGGAGGAGGTGGCGAACGCCACGGCCGCCTCGAAGACCGAGATCGGCTGGGGACACCAGATCCGCTCCTACGTGCTTCAGCCCTACCAGCTCGTGAAGGACCTTCGCACCGGCGTGGAGCACACAACGCCCCAGGACGTGCTGGACGGCGATCTCGATGAGTTCATCGAAGCCGCGCTGGCCCATCGTGTCCATGGCGGCGAGATCAGCGTGCAGGACGTCGATTGA
- a CDS encoding penicillin-binding protein 1A, translating into MLRLIGYFFGIGSVLALIGAAGVGWYISAMGRDLPDYQVLANYEPPVTTRIHASDGDLMAEYARQRRLFLPIQAIPKLMKDAFLSAEDKNFYDHAGIDYEAILRASLVLAQGGPMQGGSTITQQVAKNFFLTPEQSVDRKVREAILSLRMERAYSKDRILELYLNEIYLGMGAYGVAAASLAYFDKAVSELDIHEVAYLAALPKAPENYNPFRNPEAAMGRRNWVIARMEENGVITPEQADEASARPLDVNPRPTGTYLASAEYFTEEVRREIINRYGMDALYEGGLSVRTTLDPQMQLQARKALHDGLVSFDEAEGFRGPVETVDLGDDWGTAVGAVAPLADVPEWRLAVVIEAGSDRATLGLHPGREVSGALRAERETIELPVGDMRWALRVIREGNRRNASRVDQVLAPGDVVYLEEKADGTAYVLRQPPRVQGALVAMDPHTGRVRALVGGFSYAQSEFNRATQARRQPGSAFKPFVYAAALDNGFTPASVVMDGPISISDGRGNVWEPKNYGGDGAGAGPSTLRAGIERSRNLMTVRLAQEIGMDLVGEYAERFGIYDRMGRYLPMALGSGETTVLRLVSAYSVMANGGRSMEPSLIDRIQDRYGRTVFRHDQRQCDSCNATGWGHQAEPELIDHREQVLDPMTAYQITSMMEGVVQRGTATAVRELGVPVAGKTGTTNDSKDVWFVGYTPNLVTGVFIGYDNPANLGPRATGGGLAAPIFVNFMREALEGVPPADFRIPDGMTQIMVDRRTGMEAPAGGEGTILEAFKPGTGPSNVYEVIGADSAAAAPPAPSAQVERAIMSGAGGLF; encoded by the coding sequence ATGTTACGGCTGATCGGCTATTTCTTCGGGATCGGAAGCGTGCTGGCGCTGATCGGCGCGGCCGGTGTCGGCTGGTATATTTCCGCCATGGGCCGTGACCTGCCCGACTATCAGGTGCTGGCCAATTACGAGCCGCCCGTCACCACGCGCATCCATGCCTCCGATGGCGACCTGATGGCCGAATATGCGCGCCAGCGGCGGTTGTTCCTGCCGATCCAGGCGATTCCCAAGCTGATGAAGGACGCATTCCTCTCGGCGGAGGACAAGAATTTCTACGACCATGCCGGCATCGACTACGAAGCCATCCTGCGCGCGTCGCTGGTGCTGGCGCAGGGCGGCCCCATGCAGGGCGGCTCCACCATCACGCAGCAGGTGGCCAAGAACTTCTTCCTCACTCCCGAGCAGTCCGTGGACCGGAAGGTGAGGGAAGCCATCCTTTCGCTGCGCATGGAGCGCGCCTACTCCAAGGACCGTATCCTGGAGCTCTATCTCAACGAAATCTATCTCGGCATGGGCGCCTATGGCGTGGCTGCGGCCTCGCTCGCCTATTTCGACAAGGCCGTCAGCGAGCTCGACATCCACGAAGTGGCCTATCTCGCGGCGCTGCCCAAGGCGCCCGAGAACTACAACCCGTTCCGCAACCCCGAAGCGGCGATGGGGCGCCGCAACTGGGTCATCGCGCGCATGGAGGAGAACGGGGTGATCACGCCCGAACAGGCGGACGAGGCCTCGGCCCGGCCGCTGGACGTGAACCCGCGCCCCACAGGCACCTACCTGGCATCCGCCGAGTACTTCACCGAGGAGGTTCGGCGCGAGATCATCAACCGCTACGGGATGGACGCGCTCTACGAGGGCGGGCTCTCCGTGCGCACCACGCTCGACCCGCAGATGCAGCTTCAGGCGCGCAAGGCGCTGCATGACGGCCTCGTCTCCTTCGACGAAGCGGAAGGCTTCCGCGGGCCGGTGGAGACCGTCGATCTGGGCGATGACTGGGGCACGGCCGTCGGTGCCGTTGCGCCGCTCGCTGACGTTCCGGAATGGCGCCTCGCCGTCGTGATCGAGGCGGGCAGCGACCGTGCGACGCTGGGCCTGCATCCGGGCCGCGAGGTATCGGGCGCGCTGCGGGCCGAGCGCGAGACGATCGAACTGCCGGTCGGCGATATGCGCTGGGCTCTGCGCGTCATCCGGGAGGGCAACCGCCGTAACGCCTCGCGCGTCGACCAGGTGCTGGCGCCGGGCGATGTCGTCTATCTGGAGGAGAAGGCGGACGGGACGGCCTATGTCCTGCGCCAGCCGCCGCGCGTACAGGGCGCTCTGGTGGCGATGGACCCGCATACGGGCCGCGTGCGCGCACTGGTCGGCGGCTTCTCCTACGCGCAGTCGGAGTTCAACCGCGCCACGCAGGCGCGCCGCCAGCCGGGCTCGGCCTTCAAGCCCTTCGTTTATGCCGCCGCGCTCGACAACGGCTTTACGCCCGCCTCGGTGGTGATGGATGGGCCGATTTCCATCTCGGACGGGCGCGGCAATGTGTGGGAGCCGAAGAACTACGGCGGCGACGGCGCCGGGGCCGGCCCCTCCACGCTTCGCGCGGGCATAGAGCGCTCGCGCAATCTGATGACCGTGCGCCTCGCGCAGGAGATCGGCATGGACCTCGTGGGCGAGTATGCAGAGCGCTTCGGCATCTACGACCGCATGGGGCGCTATCTCCCTATGGCGCTGGGCTCGGGCGAGACCACGGTGCTGCGCCTCGTCTCCGCCTATTCGGTGATGGCCAATGGCGGCCGTTCCATGGAGCCCTCGCTCATCGACCGCATCCAGGACCGTTACGGACGCACCGTCTTCCGGCATGACCAGCGCCAGTGCGACTCGTGCAACGCCACCGGCTGGGGCCATCAGGCCGAGCCGGAACTGATCGACCATCGCGAGCAGGTGCTAGACCCGATGACCGCCTACCAGATTACCTCCATGATGGAGGGCGTGGTGCAGCGCGGCACGGCCACGGCCGTGCGCGAACTGGGCGTGCCGGTGGCCGGCAAGACAGGCACCACCAACGATTCCAAGGATGTCTGGTTCGTCGGCTATACGCCCAATCTCGTCACGGGCGTCTTCATCGGCTACGACAACCCGGCCAATCTGGGCCCCCGCGCCACGGGCGGCGGGCTGGCCGCGCCGATCTTCGTGAATTTCATGCGCGAGGCTCTGGAAGGCGTGCCCCCGGCCGACTTCCGCATCCCGGACGGCATGACGCAGATCATGGTGGACCGGCGCACCGGCATGGAGGCGCCGGCGGGCGGGGAGGGCACCATTTTGGAGGCCTTCAAGCCCGGAACCGGTCCTTCGAACGTCTACGAGGTCATCGGCGCGGATTCGGCGGCGGCCGCGCCTCCGGCGCCCTCCGCCCAGGTGGAGCGGGCGATCATGTCCGGCGCGGGCGGCCTTTTCTGA
- a CDS encoding M23 family metallopeptidase, whose product MTNSAPASSIFPSRRTPHTIILARGDKVRHWTVRPWVLFAAAGGLASLVAACVASTALFLMSDDIASAFRAREARTVSAYEERVAHLRGQLDTLASRQHSERETLAAKVDRLILRQDIIAARYSALEPVLEDAREVGLVPASVALPTARPEARHLAYAPENEAVDSIFGSFDLKADGSGHPVEALESDVLPLLRRTIEGVEEQQASQLGELLEAAEGRVARIGRVLGALGLGKPAEEPGMGGPYIPAPGETFADDLDRLSATLGQLRHLRSLAETTPVAAPIEGGVRSSGFGVRRDPFLNRRALHAGVDFAVASGTPVHAAAAGTVTRAGRAGAYGILVEIDHGNGHTTRYAHLSSIDVAVGDDVRPGQMLARSGSTGRSTGPHLHYEVRVEGEAVNPSPYLKAGRSLAGVL is encoded by the coding sequence ATGACGAATTCGGCGCCGGCCTCCTCGATCTTCCCCAGCCGCCGGACGCCGCACACGATCATTCTGGCGCGCGGCGACAAGGTGCGTCACTGGACCGTTCGCCCTTGGGTGCTGTTCGCGGCGGCGGGCGGTCTCGCCTCGCTGGTGGCCGCCTGCGTCGCTTCCACCGCTCTCTTCCTGATGAGCGACGATATCGCTTCCGCCTTCCGGGCGCGTGAGGCGCGCACCGTTTCGGCCTATGAGGAGCGCGTGGCGCATCTGCGCGGCCAGCTCGACACGCTGGCCAGCCGCCAGCATTCGGAGCGGGAAACGCTGGCCGCCAAGGTGGATCGCCTGATCCTTCGCCAGGACATCATTGCCGCGCGCTATTCCGCGCTGGAGCCGGTTCTGGAGGATGCGCGGGAGGTGGGCCTCGTGCCCGCATCCGTCGCCTTGCCCACGGCCCGGCCGGAAGCTAGGCACCTCGCCTACGCGCCGGAGAATGAGGCCGTCGATTCCATCTTCGGCTCTTTCGACCTGAAAGCCGATGGATCGGGCCACCCCGTCGAAGCGCTGGAAAGCGACGTCCTGCCGCTCCTCCGCCGCACCATCGAGGGAGTGGAGGAGCAGCAGGCGAGCCAGCTCGGCGAGCTTCTTGAGGCGGCCGAGGGGCGCGTGGCGCGGATCGGCCGTGTGCTCGGCGCGCTCGGCTTGGGCAAGCCGGCGGAAGAGCCGGGCATGGGTGGCCCTTATATTCCGGCACCCGGCGAGACCTTCGCCGACGATCTGGATCGCCTGTCGGCAACGCTTGGCCAGCTTCGGCATCTGCGCTCGTTGGCCGAGACCACGCCCGTCGCCGCGCCCATCGAGGGCGGCGTGCGCAGCAGCGGCTTCGGTGTGCGCCGCGATCCCTTTCTGAATCGCCGCGCGCTCCACGCCGGTGTGGACTTCGCCGTCGCGAGCGGTACGCCCGTCCACGCCGCGGCGGCCGGCACCGTCACCCGGGCCGGGCGTGCCGGAGCCTATGGAATCCTGGTGGAGATCGACCACGGCAACGGCCACACGACACGCTATGCGCATCTCTCGTCCATCGACGTGGCTGTGGGAGACGATGTGCGGCCAGGGCAGATGCTGGCCCGTTCGGGCTCCACAGGTCGCAGCACGGGCCCGCATCTGCACTACGAGGTGCGGGTGGAGGGGGAGGCCGTCAATCCCTCACCCTATCTGAAGGCAGGGCGTTCCCTCGCCGGGGTTCTCTGA